From the genome of Streptomyces sp. V1I1, one region includes:
- a CDS encoding ABC transporter substrate-binding protein yields the protein MKPLRSSRSRQIAGAAVVVAALMSTAACGGGGSKDEDGGGKAAGYNAGTKGVANASAKKGGTLKFIGKQDFDSTDPQRQYYGMAWDFSRFYARQLVSYAPKPGAGGAELVPDLAKANGVVSNGGKTYTYELRDGITWEDGTPITSKDIKYGIERIWATDVITGGPAYLRQVLDPKNEYKGPYKDTTPDKLGLKAIQTPNDKTIVFNLVTPNGDFEQMLAMPAGSPVKKEKDTQAKYQLKPFSSGPYKFESYAPKKSAVLVRNDKWQKASDPIRAALPDKITVTINSNIEAIDQLLIKGDYDLDLNATGMSQSGRTSALKQHKDNVDNIETSFIRYVDIATKVPPFDNVECRKAVIYAADYKSMQTVRGGPDAGGEIATNMLPKSIKGSDDYDPYGILARDGKPDVAKAKAALKACGKPEGFTTNISARSNNPGEVQVAEALQQSLQAVGIKAQVESIDGAESSSITGAPAVVKKRGLGLVMTGWGPDFPTGQGFSQPLVDGRFIVANGNYNVSETNNPKINKLFDDALKETDPEKAGEIYKQMNHAVADLAVQMPFIYEKNFTWRSSRLTNAYSTAAYNGRYDYVSLGVVK from the coding sequence ATGAAACCCCTACGTTCGTCGAGGAGCAGGCAGATCGCCGGTGCGGCGGTTGTCGTGGCAGCCCTCATGTCCACCGCGGCGTGCGGTGGCGGCGGTTCCAAGGACGAGGACGGCGGCGGCAAGGCCGCCGGATACAACGCCGGTACGAAGGGCGTCGCCAACGCCTCCGCCAAGAAGGGCGGCACGCTCAAGTTCATCGGCAAGCAGGACTTCGACTCCACCGACCCGCAGCGCCAGTACTACGGCATGGCCTGGGACTTCTCCCGGTTCTACGCGCGCCAGCTGGTCTCCTACGCGCCCAAGCCGGGTGCCGGCGGCGCCGAGCTCGTCCCCGACCTCGCCAAGGCGAACGGTGTGGTCTCCAACGGCGGCAAGACGTACACGTACGAGCTGCGCGACGGGATCACCTGGGAGGACGGCACGCCGATCACCTCCAAGGACATCAAGTACGGCATAGAGCGCATCTGGGCCACGGACGTCATCACCGGCGGTCCCGCCTACCTGCGCCAGGTCCTCGACCCCAAGAACGAGTACAAGGGTCCCTACAAGGACACCACGCCGGACAAGCTCGGTCTGAAGGCGATCCAGACGCCGAACGACAAGACCATCGTCTTCAACCTGGTGACGCCCAACGGTGACTTCGAGCAGATGCTCGCGATGCCGGCCGGCTCCCCGGTGAAGAAGGAGAAGGACACGCAGGCCAAGTACCAGCTGAAGCCGTTCTCCTCGGGCCCGTACAAGTTCGAGTCGTACGCGCCGAAGAAGAGCGCTGTCCTCGTCCGCAACGACAAGTGGCAGAAGGCTTCCGACCCGATCCGCGCCGCGCTGCCGGACAAGATCACGGTCACGATCAACTCCAACATCGAGGCGATCGACCAGCTGCTGATCAAGGGCGACTACGACCTCGACCTGAACGCCACGGGCATGTCCCAGTCGGGTCGCACCTCGGCGCTCAAGCAGCACAAGGACAACGTCGACAACATCGAGACCAGCTTCATCCGGTACGTCGACATCGCCACCAAGGTCCCGCCGTTCGACAACGTCGAGTGCCGCAAGGCCGTGATCTACGCAGCCGACTACAAGTCGATGCAGACGGTCCGCGGTGGCCCGGACGCCGGTGGCGAGATCGCCACGAACATGCTGCCCAAGTCCATCAAGGGCTCGGACGACTACGACCCGTACGGCATCCTGGCGCGCGACGGCAAGCCGGACGTCGCCAAGGCGAAGGCGGCTCTGAAGGCGTGTGGCAAGCCCGAGGGCTTCACCACCAACATCAGCGCCCGCAGCAACAACCCGGGTGAGGTCCAGGTCGCCGAGGCGCTGCAGCAGTCGCTGCAGGCCGTCGGCATCAAGGCCCAGGTCGAGTCGATCGACGGCGCCGAGTCCTCCAGCATCACCGGTGCTCCCGCGGTGGTGAAGAAGCGCGGTCTCGGTCTGGTCATGACCGGCTGGGGCCCGGACTTCCCGACCGGCCAGGGCTTCTCGCAGCCGCTGGTCGACGGTCGCTTCATCGTGGCCAACGGCAACTACAACGTCTCCGAGACGAACAACCCGAAGATCAACAAGCTCTTCGACGACGCTCTCAAGGAGACCGACCCGGAGAAGGCCGGTGAGATCTACAAGCAGATGAACCACGCTGTCGCGGACCTCGCCGTCCAGATGCCGTTCATCTACGAGAAGAACTTCACCTGGCGCAGCTCGCGGCTGACCAACGCCTACTCCACCGCGGCGTACAACGGCCGTTACGACTACGTCTCCCTCGGCGTCGTCAAGTAA
- a CDS encoding ABC transporter permease produces MTAPLHDTSADADKAAAVDVAADVVKKSVEGRSLRQIAWTRLKRDKLALAGGVVVIFLVLVAIFAPLIVSLLGHPPNEFHQDAIDPLFGTPKGAFGGISSDFLLGLEPQNGRDVFSRIVYGARISLLVAFLAALVAVLLGTIFGIVAGYFGGWVDAIISRVMDMLLAFPQLLFIISLVSVLPSDLFGLTGTSVRIAVLVMVIGFFGWPYVGRIVRGQTLSLREKEYVEAARSLGAGQRYVLFKELLPNLVAPITVYTTLMIPTNILTEAALSFLGAGVRPPTASWGQMLSKAVEYYQEDPMFMVVPGVAIFVTVLAFNLFGDGVRDALDPKGTR; encoded by the coding sequence ATGACGGCACCATTGCACGACACGAGCGCGGACGCGGACAAGGCCGCAGCCGTCGATGTCGCGGCGGATGTAGTCAAGAAGTCGGTAGAAGGGCGGTCGCTGCGACAGATCGCCTGGACCCGCCTCAAGCGGGACAAGCTGGCGCTGGCCGGCGGTGTCGTCGTCATCTTCCTGGTGCTCGTGGCGATCTTCGCGCCGCTGATCGTGAGTCTGCTCGGCCACCCGCCCAACGAGTTCCACCAGGACGCGATCGACCCGCTGTTCGGTACCCCCAAGGGCGCCTTCGGCGGCATCAGTTCGGACTTCCTGCTGGGCCTCGAGCCGCAGAACGGCCGCGACGTGTTCAGTCGCATCGTCTACGGCGCCCGCATCTCGCTGCTCGTGGCCTTCCTCGCGGCGCTGGTCGCCGTTCTGCTCGGCACCATCTTCGGCATCGTGGCCGGTTACTTCGGCGGCTGGGTCGACGCGATCATCAGCCGGGTGATGGACATGCTGCTGGCCTTCCCGCAGCTGCTCTTCATCATCTCGCTGGTCTCCGTCCTCCCCAGCGATCTGTTCGGCCTCACCGGTACCAGCGTCCGCATCGCCGTCCTGGTCATGGTGATCGGCTTCTTCGGCTGGCCGTATGTGGGACGCATCGTGCGCGGCCAGACCCTCTCGCTGCGCGAGAAGGAGTACGTCGAGGCAGCCCGGAGCCTGGGCGCCGGTCAGCGGTACGTCCTCTTCAAGGAGTTGCTGCCCAACCTGGTCGCCCCGATCACCGTCTACACCACCCTGATGATCCCCACGAACATCCTCACCGAGGCGGCGCTGAGCTTCCTCGGGGCAGGTGTGAGGCCGCCGACGGCCTCCTGGGGGCAGATGCTCTCCAAGGCCGTGGAGTACTACCAGGAAGACCCGATGTTCATGGTCGTCCCGGGTGTGGCGATCTTTGTGACGGTGCTGGCCTTCAACCTCTTCGGTGACGGAGTGCGGGACGCACTCGACCCCAAGGGCACCCGGTGA
- a CDS encoding enhanced serine sensitivity protein SseB C-terminal domain-containing protein encodes MSASGTAAAGQVEHMLRQVTPGRYDAYEALLQAIADPASGRLWMLLWHGQAGSPDAQYGNMEVDGVGYAPCVTSAQELSACGWNRAHEVVSGPDVARALFPDRWGIWLNPHAPGGGVGIPWLDLRRIATGLDRMPAGPLRMSEPAIDIPHFYGLLSQIAHRTAAVRSLRRAWVQPALGAPYLAIGLDLYDTGRQSVDAVRAMMQQSIGAVPDGLPVSTVAMSDEYDPVTMWLRANARPFYDRDAHGGAPVVGVAPAEPGGGYGYPPPHGR; translated from the coding sequence GTGAGTGCGTCAGGCACCGCGGCGGCCGGGCAGGTCGAGCACATGCTGCGCCAGGTGACTCCTGGACGCTACGACGCGTACGAGGCGCTGCTGCAGGCGATCGCCGACCCGGCGAGCGGCCGGCTCTGGATGCTGCTCTGGCACGGCCAGGCGGGCTCGCCCGACGCCCAGTACGGGAACATGGAGGTCGACGGCGTCGGTTACGCCCCTTGCGTCACCTCCGCCCAAGAGCTCTCCGCCTGCGGCTGGAACCGCGCCCACGAAGTGGTCAGCGGCCCGGACGTCGCCCGCGCCCTGTTCCCCGACCGCTGGGGGATCTGGCTCAACCCGCACGCTCCCGGCGGCGGCGTCGGCATCCCCTGGCTCGATCTGCGCCGGATCGCCACCGGACTCGACCGGATGCCCGCCGGACCCCTGCGGATGTCCGAGCCCGCCATCGACATCCCGCACTTCTACGGCCTGCTCTCACAGATCGCCCACCGCACGGCCGCGGTCCGCTCGTTGCGCCGCGCCTGGGTACAGCCCGCGCTCGGCGCTCCGTATCTCGCCATCGGGCTCGATCTGTACGACACCGGCAGGCAGTCCGTGGACGCGGTGCGGGCCATGATGCAGCAGTCGATCGGCGCGGTTCCGGACGGGCTGCCGGTCTCCACCGTCGCGATGTCCGACGAGTACGACCCGGTGACGATGTGGCTGCGGGCCAACGCCCGTCCGTTCTACGACCGTGACGCCCATGGCGGCGCACCGGTCGTGGGAGTCGCCCCGGCGGAGCCGGGGGGTGGCTACGGCTACCCTCCGCCGCACGGCCGCTGA
- a CDS encoding enhanced serine sensitivity protein SseB, translated as MQTPEHPHPHPYGGWPANELEEVLAASLGNPSAGGRLVEVLGRSQIWVPLPNGGGPDSPDLDLPTMEIDGAAYVPVFSSEQQFLHCVGSHMPFTVAPAREFARGLPPQLGIAVNPGGTVGAPLPPPAVAELCRVGRTPLDGPATGGRVRLFEPDWQEEPVDFLAAAAGEFESSGVVVTARRALASIEGESPTLFIGVQLSSWEAAERNAPMDALGRALGRVQVGWPVNLVLLDVAQDPVGIWMLERVRPFYQRQHV; from the coding sequence ATGCAGACACCGGAGCATCCGCATCCGCATCCATACGGCGGCTGGCCGGCGAACGAGCTCGAAGAGGTGCTCGCCGCATCCCTCGGCAACCCCTCCGCCGGAGGCCGCCTCGTCGAGGTGCTCGGCCGCAGCCAGATCTGGGTGCCGCTGCCCAACGGCGGTGGTCCGGACAGCCCCGACCTCGATCTGCCCACCATGGAGATCGACGGGGCCGCGTACGTCCCGGTCTTCAGCTCCGAGCAGCAGTTCCTGCATTGCGTCGGCAGCCATATGCCCTTCACCGTCGCCCCCGCCCGCGAATTCGCCCGCGGACTGCCCCCGCAGCTCGGCATCGCCGTGAACCCGGGCGGCACGGTCGGCGCCCCGCTGCCGCCGCCCGCCGTCGCCGAGCTGTGCCGGGTGGGACGCACGCCCCTCGACGGTCCGGCGACCGGCGGCCGGGTGCGGCTCTTCGAGCCCGACTGGCAGGAGGAGCCGGTGGACTTCCTCGCCGCCGCGGCCGGTGAGTTCGAGAGCTCCGGCGTCGTCGTCACCGCCCGCCGCGCGCTCGCCTCCATCGAGGGCGAGTCGCCGACCCTGTTCATCGGCGTCCAGCTCTCCTCCTGGGAGGCCGCCGAGCGCAACGCCCCGATGGATGCGCTCGGCCGGGCGCTGGGCCGGGTCCAGGTGGGCTGGCCGGTCAATCTCGTACTGCTGGATGTGGCGCAGGACCCGGTCGGTATATGGATGCTGGAACGGGTGCGGCCCTTCTACCAACGACAGCACGTGTAG
- a CDS encoding AAA family ATPase, with protein sequence MTLQRSEAYATTAGVPAPPGAAARRRLAEVPAPVLRDLRDRSGHSPRSLVFAAGDVVVVSGLPGSGKSTLIQRAARGRGIDSQDTRDRWEARMPKLLPYAVYRPLVRIAHYAGLRRALRSGESVVVHDCGTQAWVRRWLAREARRRGRGLHLVLLDVTPAVAREGQRERGRGVSGYAFARHRRAVGRLVGDAEAGRLPAGCASAVLLDRDSAGVLCRVGFEESKAGPSGD encoded by the coding sequence ATGACGTTGCAGCGCTCCGAGGCGTACGCGACGACCGCGGGGGTGCCCGCCCCGCCGGGCGCGGCCGCTCGGCGGCGACTGGCCGAGGTGCCCGCGCCCGTGCTGCGTGACCTGAGAGACCGCTCGGGTCACAGCCCGCGCAGTCTGGTCTTCGCCGCCGGTGACGTGGTGGTCGTCTCCGGCCTGCCCGGCAGCGGAAAGTCCACGCTGATCCAGCGCGCGGCGCGCGGCCGCGGCATCGACTCCCAGGACACCCGGGACCGGTGGGAGGCGCGGATGCCCAAGCTCCTGCCGTACGCCGTCTACCGCCCGCTGGTCCGGATCGCGCACTACGCCGGACTTCGGCGCGCGCTGCGCTCCGGCGAGAGCGTCGTCGTACACGACTGCGGCACCCAGGCCTGGGTGCGGCGCTGGCTGGCCCGCGAGGCGCGCCGCCGCGGCCGCGGCCTGCATCTGGTGCTCCTCGACGTCACGCCCGCGGTGGCCAGGGAGGGCCAGCGCGAGCGCGGCCGCGGAGTGTCGGGGTACGCGTTCGCCCGGCACCGGCGGGCGGTGGGCCGTCTGGTCGGCGACGCGGAGGCCGGGCGGCTGCCCGCGGGCTGCGCGTCGGCGGTGCTGCTGGACCGGGACTCGGCGGGGGTGCTCTGCCGGGTCGGTTTCGAGGAGTCAAAAGCAGGCCCGTCCGGCGATTGA
- the gcvT gene encoding glycine cleavage system aminomethyltransferase GcvT, translated as MSNAPRLTALDALHRALGATMTDFAGWDMPLRYGSERDEHNAVRTKAGLFDLSHMGEITVTGPQAADLLDYALVGNIGGVAVGRARYTMICQEDGGILDDLIVYRLGDTEYMVVANASNAQIVLDALTERSEGFDAEVRDDRDAYALIAVQGPESPGILKSLTDADLDGLKYYAGLPGTVAGVPALIARTGYTGEDGFELFVEPQHAEKLWQALTDAGAPAGLIPCGLSCRDTLRLEAGMPLYGHELTTALTPFDAGLGRVVKFEKTANGGRFVGREALEAAAERAGSNPPRKLVGLIAEGRRVPRAGYQVLVGGQVIGEVTSGAPSPTLGKPIAIAYVDAAHAAPGTEGVGVDIRGAHEPYEVVALPFYKRQK; from the coding sequence ATGAGCAACGCCCCCCGTCTGACCGCCCTCGACGCCCTGCACCGTGCGCTGGGCGCGACCATGACCGACTTCGCGGGCTGGGACATGCCGCTGCGGTACGGCAGTGAGCGCGACGAACACAACGCCGTCCGCACCAAGGCCGGCCTCTTCGACCTCTCCCACATGGGCGAGATCACCGTCACCGGGCCGCAGGCCGCCGACCTCCTCGACTACGCACTGGTCGGCAACATCGGCGGCGTCGCCGTCGGCCGCGCCCGCTACACCATGATCTGCCAGGAGGACGGCGGGATCCTCGACGACCTGATCGTCTACCGCCTCGGCGATACCGAATACATGGTCGTCGCCAACGCGAGCAATGCGCAGATCGTCCTGGACGCTCTGACCGAGCGCTCGGAGGGCTTCGACGCCGAGGTGCGCGACGACCGTGACGCGTATGCCCTGATCGCCGTCCAGGGCCCCGAGTCCCCGGGCATTCTGAAGTCGCTGACCGACGCCGACCTGGACGGGCTGAAGTACTACGCGGGCCTGCCCGGCACGGTCGCCGGCGTCCCGGCGCTGATCGCCCGCACCGGTTACACCGGCGAGGACGGCTTCGAGCTCTTCGTCGAGCCGCAGCACGCCGAGAAGCTCTGGCAGGCGCTGACCGACGCCGGAGCGCCGGCCGGTCTGATCCCCTGCGGCCTCTCCTGTCGCGACACGCTGCGCCTGGAGGCGGGCATGCCGCTGTACGGGCACGAGCTGACGACCGCGCTGACCCCGTTCGACGCGGGCCTGGGCCGGGTCGTGAAGTTCGAGAAGACGGCCAATGGCGGGCGCTTCGTCGGCCGTGAGGCCCTTGAGGCCGCCGCCGAGCGCGCCGGGAGCAACCCCCCGCGCAAGCTCGTCGGCCTGATCGCCGAGGGGCGCCGGGTCCCCCGCGCCGGTTACCAGGTCCTCGTAGGCGGTCAGGTGATCGGCGAGGTCACCTCGGGCGCCCCGTCGCCGACGCTGGGCAAGCCGATCGCCATCGCGTACGTGGACGCGGCGCACGCCGCTCCCGGCACCGAGGGCGTCGGCGTCGACATCCGCGGCGCCCACGAGCCGTACGAGGTCGTCGCGCTGCCGTTCTACAAGCGCCAGAAGTGA
- the gcvH gene encoding glycine cleavage system protein GcvH translates to MSNPQQLRYSKEHEWLSPAEDGVSTVGITEHAANALGDVVYVQLPEVGDTVTAGETCGELESTKSVSDLYSPISGEVVEANQDVVDDPSLVNSAPFEGGWLFKVRVAEEPKDLLSADEYTEFSGS, encoded by the coding sequence ATGAGCAACCCCCAGCAGCTGCGCTACAGCAAGGAGCACGAGTGGCTGTCGCCCGCCGAGGACGGCGTGTCGACGGTCGGCATCACGGAGCACGCGGCCAACGCGCTCGGCGATGTGGTGTACGTACAGCTCCCGGAGGTCGGTGACACGGTGACCGCGGGCGAGACCTGCGGCGAGCTGGAGTCGACCAAGTCGGTCAGCGACCTGTACTCGCCGATCAGCGGTGAGGTCGTCGAGGCCAACCAGGACGTGGTGGACGACCCTTCGCTGGTGAACTCCGCCCCCTTCGAGGGCGGCTGGCTCTTCAAGGTTCGCGTCGCGGAGGAGCCGAAGGACCTGCTCTCCGCCGACGAGTACACCGAGTTCTCCGGCTCCTAA
- the glyA gene encoding serine hydroxymethyltransferase, which yields MSVLNTPLHELDPDVAAAVDAELHRQQSTLEMIASENFAPVAVMEAQGSVLTNKYAEGYPGRRYYGGCEHVDVVEQIAIDRIKELFGAEHANVQPHSGAQANAAAMFALLKPGDTIMGLNLAHGGHLTHGMKINFSGKLYNVVAYHVDDATGQVDMAEVERLAKESKPKLIVAGWSAYPRHLDFAAFRRIADEVGAYLMVDMAHFAGLVAAGLHPNPVPHAHVVTTTTHKTLGGPRGGVILSTQELAKKINSAVFPGQQGGPLEHVIAAKAVAFKVAASEEFQERQQRTIDGARILAARLVRDDVTEHGVSVLSGGTDVHLVLVDLRNSELDGQQAEDRLHEVGITVNRNAIPNDPRPPMVTSGLRIGTPALATRGFQDEDFREVADIIAEALKPSYDTQALSARVSALAAKHPLYPGLK from the coding sequence ATGTCTGTTCTCAACACCCCTCTCCATGAACTGGACCCCGACGTCGCCGCCGCTGTCGACGCCGAGCTCCACCGTCAGCAGTCCACCCTCGAGATGATCGCCTCGGAGAACTTCGCTCCGGTCGCGGTCATGGAGGCGCAGGGCTCCGTCCTCACCAACAAGTACGCCGAGGGCTACCCCGGCCGCCGCTACTACGGCGGCTGCGAGCACGTCGATGTCGTCGAGCAGATCGCCATCGACCGCATCAAGGAGCTCTTCGGCGCCGAGCACGCCAACGTCCAGCCGCACTCGGGCGCCCAGGCGAACGCGGCCGCGATGTTCGCGCTACTCAAGCCGGGCGACACGATCATGGGTCTGAACCTCGCCCACGGCGGGCACCTGACCCACGGCATGAAGATCAACTTCTCCGGCAAGCTTTACAACGTGGTCGCGTACCACGTCGACGACGCCACCGGTCAGGTCGACATGGCCGAGGTCGAACGGCTCGCCAAGGAGTCGAAGCCGAAGCTGATCGTGGCCGGCTGGTCCGCGTACCCGCGTCACCTGGACTTCGCGGCCTTCCGCCGGATCGCCGACGAGGTCGGCGCGTATCTGATGGTCGACATGGCCCACTTCGCGGGTCTCGTCGCCGCCGGACTGCACCCCAACCCGGTGCCGCACGCCCATGTCGTCACCACGACCACGCACAAGACCCTCGGCGGTCCGCGCGGCGGTGTGATCCTGTCCACGCAGGAGCTCGCCAAGAAGATCAACTCAGCAGTCTTCCCGGGCCAGCAGGGCGGTCCGCTGGAGCACGTCATCGCGGCGAAGGCGGTCGCGTTCAAGGTCGCGGCGTCCGAGGAGTTCCAGGAGCGCCAGCAGCGCACCATCGACGGCGCCCGGATCCTCGCCGCGCGTCTCGTCCGGGACGATGTGACCGAGCACGGCGTCTCCGTCCTGTCGGGCGGCACCGATGTGCACCTGGTCCTGGTCGACCTGCGCAACTCCGAGCTGGACGGCCAGCAGGCCGAGGACCGGCTCCACGAGGTGGGCATCACCGTCAACCGGAACGCCATTCCGAACGACCCGCGGCCGCCGATGGTCACCTCGGGTCTGCGGATCGGCACCCCGGCGCTGGCCACCCGCGGTTTCCAGGACGAGGACTTCCGTGAGGTTGCCGACATCATCGCCGAGGCGCTGAAGCCGTCGTACGACACTCAGGCGCTGAGCGCCCGGGTCTCGGCGCTGGCCGCGAAGCACCCGCTTTACCCCGGCCTGAAGTAG
- a CDS encoding L-serine ammonia-lyase, with the protein MAISVFDLFSIGIGPSSSHTVGPMRAAAMFARRLKNEGMLAHTAAIRAELFGSLGATGHGHGTPKAVLLGLEGNSPRTVDVETADAQVERIRTSGRISLLGSHEIGFDFDKDLVLHRRKALPYHANGMTIFAYDAEGATVLEKTYYSVGGGFVVDEDAVGEDRIKLDDTVLKYPFRTGDELLRLAQENGLSISALMLENEKAWRSEEEIREGLLEIWRVMQACVSRGMSREGILPGGLKVRRRAANSARQLRAEGDALARSMEWITLYAMAVNEENAAGGRVVTAPTNGAAGIIPAVLHYYMNFVPGADEEGVVRFLLAASAIGMLFKENASISGAEVGCQGEVGSACSMAAGALAEVLGGTPEQVENAAEIGMEHNLGLTCDPVGGLVQIPCIERNGMAAVKAVTAARMAMRGDGSHKVSLDKVIKTMKDTGADMSVKYKETARGGLAVNIIEC; encoded by the coding sequence GTGGCCATCTCGGTCTTCGACCTGTTCTCGATCGGCATCGGCCCGTCCAGCTCCCACACGGTCGGCCCGATGCGCGCCGCCGCCATGTTCGCCCGGCGGCTCAAGAACGAGGGCATGCTGGCCCACACCGCCGCCATACGCGCAGAGCTCTTCGGCTCCCTGGGCGCGACCGGCCACGGCCACGGCACTCCCAAGGCGGTCCTGCTCGGCCTGGAGGGCAATTCTCCCCGTACCGTCGACGTCGAGACCGCGGACGCGCAGGTCGAGCGCATCCGTACCAGCGGCCGGATCAGTCTGCTCGGCAGCCACGAGATCGGCTTCGACTTCGACAAGGATCTGGTCCTGCACCGCCGCAAGGCGCTGCCGTACCACGCCAACGGCATGACGATCTTCGCGTACGACGCCGAGGGCGCGACGGTGCTGGAAAAGACGTACTACTCGGTGGGCGGCGGCTTCGTCGTTGACGAGGACGCTGTCGGCGAGGACCGGATCAAGCTCGACGACACCGTGCTGAAGTACCCCTTCCGCACCGGTGACGAGCTGCTGCGGCTCGCCCAGGAGAACGGTCTGTCCATCTCCGCGCTGATGCTGGAGAACGAGAAGGCCTGGCGCTCCGAGGAGGAGATCCGCGAGGGCCTGCTGGAGATCTGGCGGGTCATGCAGGCCTGTGTCTCGCGCGGCATGTCCCGCGAGGGCATCCTGCCCGGCGGTCTCAAGGTCCGCCGCCGTGCGGCCAACTCGGCCCGCCAGCTGCGCGCCGAGGGCGACGCGCTGGCCCGCTCCATGGAGTGGATCACGCTGTACGCGATGGCCGTGAACGAGGAGAACGCCGCGGGCGGCCGGGTGGTCACCGCCCCCACCAACGGCGCCGCGGGCATCATCCCGGCCGTGCTGCACTACTACATGAACTTCGTGCCCGGCGCCGACGAGGAGGGCGTGGTCCGCTTCCTGCTGGCCGCGAGCGCGATCGGCATGCTCTTCAAGGAGAACGCCTCCATCTCCGGCGCCGAGGTCGGCTGCCAGGGCGAGGTCGGTTCCGCCTGCTCGATGGCTGCGGGCGCGCTCGCCGAGGTGCTGGGCGGGACCCCTGAGCAGGTCGAGAACGCCGCGGAGATCGGCATGGAGCACAACCTCGGCCTGACCTGCGACCCGGTCGGCGGCCTGGTCCAGATTCCGTGCATCGAGCGCAACGGCATGGCTGCGGTGAAGGCCGTGACGGCGGCGAGAATGGCGATGCGCGGCGACGGCAGCCACAAGGTCTCGCTGGACAAGGTCATCAAGACGATGAAGGACACCGGCGCGGACATGTCGGTGAAGTACAAGGAGACCGCGCGCGGCGGCCTCGCGGTGAACATCATCGAATGCTGA
- a CDS encoding STAS domain-containing protein produces MAEGLTSTSSGLHAPLPGPYGRAYRTRGRTVVELHGEVDIAAAKPIGAYLDVVTAVRGHHVVVDLTHVAFFDCSGLALLCRARRRTAENGGRMWVVCDRPAILRVFRAGAVLEVLRTLPTLDGALAAEDW; encoded by the coding sequence ATGGCCGAGGGGCTGACTTCCACGTCGTCCGGCTTACACGCACCCCTCCCCGGACCGTACGGCCGGGCCTACCGCACCCGGGGCCGTACCGTCGTCGAGCTGCACGGGGAGGTCGACATCGCCGCGGCGAAGCCCATCGGGGCCTATCTGGACGTGGTCACCGCCGTCCGCGGCCACCATGTGGTGGTCGATCTGACGCATGTGGCGTTCTTCGACTGCTCGGGACTGGCCCTGCTGTGCCGCGCGCGGCGGCGTACCGCCGAGAACGGCGGGCGGATGTGGGTGGTGTGCGACCGCCCGGCGATTCTGCGCGTGTTCCGGGCGGGCGCGGTGCTCGAAGTGCTCCGTACGCTGCCGACGCTGGACGGGGCCCTGGCGGCCGAGGACTGGTGA
- a CDS encoding EF-hand domain-containing protein: protein MADIEEARRAFERYDVNGDGLITAAEYKSVMAQLGDFNVTETVAEAVIKTKDTNGDGQLTFEEFWASLSKG, encoded by the coding sequence GTGGCCGACATCGAAGAGGCGCGCCGGGCGTTCGAGCGGTACGACGTGAACGGCGACGGCCTGATCACGGCGGCGGAGTACAAGAGCGTGATGGCGCAGCTGGGGGACTTCAATGTCACCGAGACGGTCGCCGAGGCAGTGATCAAGACCAAGGACACGAACGGCGACGGTCAGTTGACGTTCGAGGAGTTCTGGGCCTCGCTCAGCAAGGGCTGA
- a CDS encoding GNAT family N-acetyltransferase, producing the protein MSDALARILAAAAAGEFPPPDGSTTVVGQPNARDAGVVAFTAHSVIFTDEDPEWVRAELAATDSDRLAAAMNPAFLAAMLARTGRSMNTIDMLTVAAALPGRPDLELREIEDPDHPRVARALKFRDGVRVWAAAGGVVVLGRGVAGRWETAIEVDERARGLGLGVALALAARHLVPDSVVWAQQSPGNARSVRTFQAAGFRPVGSEALFVAG; encoded by the coding sequence ATGAGCGACGCACTGGCGAGGATCCTGGCAGCCGCGGCGGCCGGGGAGTTCCCGCCACCGGACGGTTCCACAACCGTGGTCGGGCAGCCGAACGCGCGCGACGCGGGCGTGGTGGCGTTCACCGCGCACTCGGTGATCTTCACGGACGAGGATCCGGAGTGGGTACGGGCCGAGCTCGCCGCGACCGACTCCGACCGGCTTGCCGCCGCGATGAACCCGGCGTTCCTGGCCGCCATGCTGGCCCGCACCGGCCGCTCGATGAACACCATCGACATGCTGACGGTCGCCGCGGCGCTGCCGGGCAGGCCCGATCTCGAGCTGCGTGAGATCGAGGACCCGGACCACCCGCGAGTGGCGCGGGCCCTGAAGTTCCGTGACGGCGTACGGGTCTGGGCCGCCGCAGGCGGAGTGGTGGTGCTCGGCCGGGGTGTGGCCGGCCGCTGGGAGACCGCGATCGAGGTGGACGAACGGGCACGCGGCCTCGGTCTGGGCGTGGCGCTCGCTCTGGCGGCACGCCATCTGGTGCCGGACTCCGTGGTGTGGGCCCAGCAGTCGCCGGGGAACGCCCGCAGCGTGCGGACGTTCCAGGCCGCGGGCTTCAGACCGGTGGGCTCCGAGGCGCTGTTCGTGGCCGGCTGA